The sequence below is a genomic window from Escherichia marmotae.
GGGCGCCCCTGCTGATCGACGTCGAACACCGGATGGAAGACATCTTTGCTGACGTTTTTACTTGGCGGTGCGGCAAAACGCATCGGACGGCGCGCCAGCGGGTGGCTGAAAAAGTGGTCCAGATGTTCCCAGTCATCGAGATGCAGCAGCAGCGAATTTCCGCCCTGCATGTTTTGTTCGTCGATTTTCATCATCAGCACGTAATCAGTGATCTCTTCGACATAGGTGCCGTCGTTATGCAACTCCATCACGCGGTGCGGCTGGCGCAGATAGCTGTCTGAGTTATCGACATTTTTCACCACAAAACGCGCATAATACTGACCGCTCATCGCATCGAAATTTGAGCGACCAATCAGATGCGCCACCGCCGTCGCCAGCTTCACCATCTCATCCGCCTGCTTCACATCATCGACACCTACCGCATTGATCAACAGCGCACCTTCAGCGCGGTTTAGCAACGTCTTCAACAGCAGCGGCTGTAGTTGGTTTGCACACAGATCGTCGAGAATTTTGCCCACCCGAAAACGCAGAAACGATTTGTACTCCAGCGCCTGCACGGGCCACTCGGCAACCTGTTCGAGAAACTGTTTGGTCGTCTGTTCGGTGAAGGTGAGTTCCAGCAGACGCGGGGATTGCGCCGACGGTATGAGGGTGAATCCGCTATAGTCCTGGCCTGAATCGACAGTATTGGTTTGTACGGCGGTCAGTGCATTCATCAGAAGCAATCCTTTTATGAGATGTAGGGTGACATGGCGATGCTCACTTCGTAGCCATAATCTAAAAATATCTACATTTCTGAAAAATGCGCACAAAAGAGACATATTGTTTTCTTATTGTGATCAAAAACAATATTTTATTAACATATGGTGAGGTGAGTTATAGATGCTTTTTTAGAGAAATAATTATTTAAAATAATAAGTTAGTGATGGTTATAGGAGGTGAGTATTGGGTGTGATTTCAAACTTCAAAACAAACGTGTCCTGCGATTTAATACACGATTGAGTTAATTTGAAATCACCTGTTGTAAACAGGTGATTTTTAGTTCTTCACCTGTTTGGCAGGGGGGGAATAATGCGTAGTCTCCATACATTATGTAAGTATCCCGCATAATCGTGCCATTCACATTTAGAGCCCCTTTTGCATTTCAGAAGAGCAACGTCCCCCTTGATTAAGGATA
It includes:
- the glaH gene encoding glutarate dioxygenase GlaH; protein product: MNALTAVQTNTVDSGQDYSGFTLIPSAQSPRLLELTFTEQTTKQFLEQVAEWPVQALEYKSFLRFRVGKILDDLCANQLQPLLLKTLLNRAEGALLINAVGVDDVKQADEMVKLATAVAHLIGRSNFDAMSGQYYARFVVKNVDNSDSYLRQPHRVMELHNDGTYVEEITDYVLMMKIDEQNMQGGNSLLLHLDDWEHLDHFFSHPLARRPMRFAAPPSKNVSKDVFHPVFDVDQQGRPVMRYIDQFVQPKDFEEGVWLSELSDAIETSKGILSVPVPVGKFLLINNLFWLHGRDRFTAHPDLRRELMRQRGYFAYATNHYQTHQ